The genomic DNA TTCACGGTGGCCTCGCTAATGTGTAGGCGGGCGGCTAGTTGGTGATTCGCCGCACCGTCTGCAACGAGTGCCAAAACCTCGTGCTCCCGGCGTGTCAGCTCCGGCCGCCCGTCGCGCAGGCGCGCGATCAATCGTCCCGCGATGGCCGGAGCAAGGGCCGTCTCGCCCGCGGCTGCTGCCCGGATCGCCGCGATAAGTTCCGCTGGTGGGGAGTCCTTGAGGAGGTATCCGCTCGCTCCGGCCTCGACGGCGCCCAGAATGTCGCCGTCCGTGTCGTAGTTGGTCAGCACCAATACGGCTGGCGGTGTGGGCAGTCCGCGAATCCGGTGGGTGGCGTCAGCGCCCGTGTCAGCGACACCAAACTGGAGGTCCATCAGGACGACGTCAGGCGTAAGCTGTGCCGCGAGGACGAAGGCGTCGGACGGAGTTGAGGCCTCACCGACGATCTCGAGGCCGGGTTCCTCGGCGAGCATCGCACGCAAACCGGTGCGGACCACCGGGTGGTCGTCGGCTACGAGTAACCGAATCAATCGTCCTCCTCACTCAGCTGCGTCAGCGGCAAGCGCACGGTGACCCTAGTGCCCTTCCCGAGCTCTGAGGCAATGACCAAATGACCATCCAATTGCTCCACGCGCTCTCGCATGGCGTGTAGCCCGAACGAACCGGCTCCATGCGGATCGGCTCCTGCCGCGTCCACGTCGAACCCGCGTCCGTCATCGACGACGCTGAGGTAGAGATCGGTCCCTTGGGTGAGCTCGACGACGATGCGTTGTGCGGCCGCGTGGCGGACGGCATTGGAGAGTGCTCCTTGCGCGATGCGCAGGAGAGCTGTTTGAAAGGTCATGGGCAGTACGACGTCGTCCTTCGCCCTCACCTCAATGTTCACGCGGGTGCGGTCCGCTTGCTCACGCCCTAGCCTGCGGAGCGCGGCGGCGAGCCCGTCTTCGAGCCGCTCTGGGGTGAGCTCCCGGATGATCTGTCGGGTTTCCGCCAAGCTGTCCGCAGCAGTGCCCCGGGCTAGGCCGAGGTACTCGGTCGCGGTGCCGGATGTGTGACGCTCCGCAGCGTGCAGAAGCATCTGAATCGAGGAGAGTCCCTGGGCGACCGTGTCATGGATCTCGCGCGCCAAACGCGCCCTTTCCGCGAGGGCGCCCTGTTGGCGTTCCGTTTCGGCAAGCTGCTGTTGGGTCTGGATGAGCTCAGCCAGTAGGCGCTCCCGCTCGTCAACCTCGCGGGTGAGCGTACGGTAGGCCAGCCCGATGAGTAGAGCGACGCCGGCAGCTACGAGGGGACCAATGACCCCGCCAACGCTGAACCCCACGTGCAGCCCGAGCGCCACGATCGTATACGTCGTCGTCAGCACGATCGCTACGCCGCCGCCCCAGCCGGGAACGACATGGAGATACAGGAAGAACAGCGGGAAGACGAGAAAAGCCCCCTCCGGGGTCAGCCACGTTAGGAGAGCCCACAGCACCGTGAGTGCGGCAACCCATCCGATCGCAGGTGGGCGGCGGACGACCTGCGCGCCCCGCCGCCGGTGGCCAGCCCACACACCGAGGAGGTACACGGTGACGAATGTGACGCCGACGACGAGCGACCACACGGCTGCGGGCGACGCAACAGCAAACGACCGTGCTACGGCAAATCCCGCGAGCCCTAGGAGCAAGGCATGCAAGCCCACGCGGAGCCCCGTGAAAATCGGGGAGAGAGTTGTGTGCGGCATGACCCCTTCAGCTTAGGCGAGGCCCGCATCCGGGCCATCAACCAAAAGTTGGATCCCGAATCCCACGGTTTGGGCGATGTGCCGCCGGCCCGGCTGCAGCGAAAGTTGTGGGGAAGCTCCGGCATGGTGCTAGAGCGGAAAGGATGGCAAAATGTTCGTCGCATGGAGAGAGCTGCGGTTTGCCCGTGGCCGGTTCGTGCTCATCGGGGCGGTCGTTGCTCTCCTGACCCTTCTCGTTGGATTCCTCGCGGGGCTCGCTGGCGGCCTCGCGGCACAAAACGTCTCGTCCGTACTTCAGCTGCCCGGGGACCGGTTGGTGCTGCAGCAAGGTGAGGACGGTGACGTTGCTTTTTCGACGTCGTCGCTTGATGCGGACACGATTCGGCAGTGGGATGAGGCGCAGGGGGTCCACACGGTCATCCCGGTCGGCGTCACTCAATCTCGAGTCACCGCCGGCGACGATGAGACAGCAGTCGCCCTGTACGGATTCGGGAGGACACAAGAGAACCCAGGGAAGAATTCCCTCCTCGAGATGTCGCCTGACGTCGACGGCCAGGTAGGGCTGTCCGCGGGCATCGCTGACGACCTAGGCGTCGGCGTCGGTGACCGCCTGTCGATCACGGGGCAGGAGTTCACCGTCGCCTCTATCGGTGCGGACCTGTGGTACAGCCACACCCCGGTCGCGGTATTAACGGCGAGAGACTGGAGCGAAGCTAGCCAGCGTGTCGGTGGCACCGGAGAGGCGACTCTTCTCTCTGTGACAGGGGAGACCGACTGGGCCGCCGTCGGCGCGGCCACCGGCACCGTTGCCGAGACCCCGCTCGCTAGTCTGAGCGGACTCGAATCGTTCCAGTCGGAGATCGGGTCCCTTGGCTTGATGGTGGTTATGCTGTTCGGCATTTCTGCGCTCGTCGTCGGAGCGTTCTTCACGGTGTGGACCATGCAGCGTACGGCAGATATTGCCGTCTTGAAGGCGCTCGGTGCGACGACGGGTTCGCTGATCCGCGACAGCTTGGGCCAGGCCTGCATAGTTTTGGGGGCGGGTATTGCGGTAGGCCTCGCCGCTGTCGTGGCCTTGGGAGCGCTGTCCGAACAAGCCTTACCGTTTGTGCTCAGTCCTGTGACCACCCTCGTCCCAGCAGTCGTGATGGCTGTGCTGGGCCTCGCCGGAGCCTCTTTTGCCTTGCGCTCCGTGACGCACTCTGACCCCCTTACCGCTCTGGGAAGTAATCGATGATTGAACTACAGAATGTCACCCTCACGTTCCCCGACGGGGACCGGCGCAAGACCGCCGTCGACGACGTGACGCTCCGAGCTGAAGCCGGCCGAGTCACTGGCCTCACGGGGCCCAGCGGCTCAGGAAAATCGAGCATTCTCGCGGTCGCCGCAACGTTGATCCGGCCGGATGCTGGTCAGGTTCTCCTCGGTCAGGGGTCAGGCCAAGTCGACGCAGCGCAGCTCTCCGGTCGTGAGGCGGCTCGGCTTCGCCGCCAGCGCGTCGGCATTGTTTTCCAGCAGTCCAACCTCCTTCCCGCGCTCACCTCTCGCGAACAACTCCACGTGATGGGGCGGCTCGGCGGGTCATGGGGCCAACGTCAGCGCCGCGAGCTGGAGGCCCGGGCCGATGAGCTGCTCGACGCCGTCGGGCTGGCCGCGCACGTCCACCAACGCCCCCACCAGCTCTCCGGAGGGCAGCGCCAGCGAGTCGCCATTGCCCGGGCGCTGGTCCACCAACCGGAGATACTCCTGATTGACGAGCCCACCAGCGCACTGGACCAAGAGCGTGGGGCCGAGATCATGGAGTTGATTGCCGGGCTGACCCGAGACCGGCTCACGGCGACGCTGTTGGTGACGCATGACTTGGTGCATCGTGAGGCGTTGGACGACCTGATCACCGTGGTCGATGGGCAGATCGCAGCACCGACCCGTGCATGAGGATCGACCTAGCTCGTCGCACTGGCCTGAAGACGCCGGACGCGAAGCGATAGCCTGTGCACGAGGCAATGGAATCGCCCCGCATGAAGAAGGAATCGCATGGTGCACAAGAAGCCGGACGAAGTCATCGATGGCTACCTGATCAAGTATCACGCCGACGGAAAGTCGCGCTGGTCGAAGGGCAAGGTGGAGAACGAGCAACCCGTCGGCTATTGGGAGTGGTACCGCAAGGACGGCACGCTCAAGCGTTCCGGGCACTTTGAAGCCGGTGAGCCGGTCGGTGAGTGGATCACCTATGACCCTCAGGGCGCCCCCTACAAGGTGACCGATCGTGGGGCCGGTTCCTCCGGGAGCTAGGCTGGCCACATGGCAGAACCAACCCGGTGGGCAACCGAAACCACAGACGGCCACTCGCAGTGGTACATCGAACGCTTCCGGTCGATGGCGGCCGACGGCGCCGATCTGGTGGGCGAGGCCCGGCTCATCGATGCGATGGTTCCGCGCGCCGCACGGATCCTTGACGCCGGGTGCGGCCCCGGCCGGCACGCCGGATACTTGCACGCATGTGGACACGACGTCGTCGGAATCGACGCCGACCCGGAGTTGATTGCGGCGGCCCGCGAGGACCATGCGGGCCCAGAGTACGCCGTCCTTGACCTGGTCGAGCTGGAGCTTGCCGCGCTCGGCCGGGAGGAGCCGTTTGACGCCGTGCTGATGGCTGGCAATGTGATGGTCTTTTTGGCGCCCGGGACTGAAGTCGAAGTCCTGCGCCGGGTGGCCGCGTGCCTGAGCGCGGCAGGGTTCGTGGCCGTCGGATTCCACACGGATCGGCACCTCGCGCTCGCCGACTTTGACGCCTACGCGGAAGAAGCCGGGCTGCGCCTGGAACACCGGTTCTCCACGTGGGAGCTAGGGCCTTGGTACGACGACGCCGACTTCGCGGTGTCGATCCTCCGCCACGCGTGAGGAGATCGCGATGGCGCAGGCCGAGCCTCCGCGCCGTTAGTCGAAACGGGGATTTTGCCGGCTGCGCTTGATGTCCGCGCGGCGGCGCTTGGCCTCCAGCCGGCACAGCCGGGAGCCGCGCGTGGGTCGGGTCGGCCGGCGGGGGAGTTCAGGCACGACGGCGTCGCGGAGCACCTCGGCGAGTCGTTGCCGCGCAGCGGCCCGGTTGCGCCATTGCGATCGGTGCTCGGACGCCTCGATCGTCAGGACGGTTCCCGCCAGGCGGCCCGCGAGCCGCTCCAGCACGCGCTCGCGTTGGGTGGCGTCAAGCGCCGTCGTCGTGCCGAGGTCCAGGCTCAACTGGACTCGTGAATCCGTGGTGTTGACGCCCTGCCCGCCGGGTCCCGAGGACCGGGTGAACTGCTCGGCGAGCTCCGCCGCGGGCACGCGGAGGCCGTGCGGCGCG from Zhihengliuella flava includes the following:
- a CDS encoding response regulator, whose product is MIRLLVADDHPVVRTGLRAMLAEEPGLEIVGEASTPSDAFVLAAQLTPDVVLMDLQFGVADTGADATHRIRGLPTPPAVLVLTNYDTDGDILGAVEAGASGYLLKDSPPAELIAAIRAAAAGETALAPAIAGRLIARLRDGRPELTRREHEVLALVADGAANHQLAARLHISEATVKSHLVHIFTKLGVSSRTAAVAVARAQGMIR
- a CDS encoding sensor histidine kinase, whose product is MPHTTLSPIFTGLRVGLHALLLGLAGFAVARSFAVASPAAVWSLVVGVTFVTVYLLGVWAGHRRRGAQVVRRPPAIGWVAALTVLWALLTWLTPEGAFLVFPLFFLYLHVVPGWGGGVAIVLTTTYTIVALGLHVGFSVGGVIGPLVAAGVALLIGLAYRTLTREVDERERLLAELIQTQQQLAETERQQGALAERARLAREIHDTVAQGLSSIQMLLHAAERHTSGTATEYLGLARGTAADSLAETRQIIRELTPERLEDGLAAALRRLGREQADRTRVNIEVRAKDDVVLPMTFQTALLRIAQGALSNAVRHAAAQRIVVELTQGTDLYLSVVDDGRGFDVDAAGADPHGAGSFGLHAMRERVEQLDGHLVIASELGKGTRVTVRLPLTQLSEEDD
- a CDS encoding ABC transporter permease; the encoded protein is MFVAWRELRFARGRFVLIGAVVALLTLLVGFLAGLAGGLAAQNVSSVLQLPGDRLVLQQGEDGDVAFSTSSLDADTIRQWDEAQGVHTVIPVGVTQSRVTAGDDETAVALYGFGRTQENPGKNSLLEMSPDVDGQVGLSAGIADDLGVGVGDRLSITGQEFTVASIGADLWYSHTPVAVLTARDWSEASQRVGGTGEATLLSVTGETDWAAVGAATGTVAETPLASLSGLESFQSEIGSLGLMVVMLFGISALVVGAFFTVWTMQRTADIAVLKALGATTGSLIRDSLGQACIVLGAGIAVGLAAVVALGALSEQALPFVLSPVTTLVPAVVMAVLGLAGASFALRSVTHSDPLTALGSNR
- a CDS encoding ABC transporter ATP-binding protein, with amino-acid sequence MIELQNVTLTFPDGDRRKTAVDDVTLRAEAGRVTGLTGPSGSGKSSILAVAATLIRPDAGQVLLGQGSGQVDAAQLSGREAARLRRQRVGIVFQQSNLLPALTSREQLHVMGRLGGSWGQRQRRELEARADELLDAVGLAAHVHQRPHQLSGGQRQRVAIARALVHQPEILLIDEPTSALDQERGAEIMELIAGLTRDRLTATLLVTHDLVHREALDDLITVVDGQIAAPTRA
- a CDS encoding toxin-antitoxin system YwqK family antitoxin, yielding MVHKKPDEVIDGYLIKYHADGKSRWSKGKVENEQPVGYWEWYRKDGTLKRSGHFEAGEPVGEWITYDPQGAPYKVTDRGAGSSGS
- a CDS encoding class I SAM-dependent methyltransferase, with protein sequence MAEPTRWATETTDGHSQWYIERFRSMAADGADLVGEARLIDAMVPRAARILDAGCGPGRHAGYLHACGHDVVGIDADPELIAAAREDHAGPEYAVLDLVELELAALGREEPFDAVLMAGNVMVFLAPGTEVEVLRRVAACLSAAGFVAVGFHTDRHLALADFDAYAEEAGLRLEHRFSTWELGPWYDDADFAVSILRHA
- the arfB gene encoding alternative ribosome rescue aminoacyl-tRNA hydrolase ArfB, producing MDDLRVPPGRGAPHGLRVPAAELAEQFTRSSGPGGQGVNTTDSRVQLSLDLGTTTALDATQRERVLERLAGRLAGTVLTIEASEHRSQWRNRAAARQRLAEVLRDAVVPELPRRPTRPTRGSRLCRLEAKRRRADIKRSRQNPRFD